Below is a genomic region from Persicimonas caeni.
AGACCGTCGATAACTCGCGTAGCGCCTCGTCGACGTCGACGTCGTCGATGTCCTCGCCGTCGAGGGTGCGGCGGATGTCGCCGATCAGGTCTTTGAAGCGCCAGTTCGAGACCTGCATGCCGAAATACGAGGTGGCCACGTTCTCGAGATGGTGGGCCTCGTCGAAGACGACCGCGTCGTACTCGGGCAAGATCTCGCCGAAGCCGACGTCGCGCAGGGCGAGGTCGGCGAAGAAGAGGTGGTGATTGACGACAATGATGTCGGCGTGCTGGGCGCGCTCACGCGCCTCGAAGATGAAGCACTCTTCGTAGAACGGGCATTTCTGGCCCAGGCAGCCCTCCGAGCCGACCGACAGGTCGCTCCAGGCGGCGTAGTCGTCGGGAAGTCCCTCGATCTCGGCGCGGTCGCCGGTGGTCGTCTTGTTGGCCCACTGCATGATCTTGGGCCAGTGCTTGGCGTCCTCGCGGTTTCGAAACCGCGGGCGGTCGCGCATCTCCTTGAAGCGCTGCAGGCACAGGTAATTTCGCCGCCCCTTGAGCTGGACCATCTTGAAGGGACGGTGCCAGTGCTTTTGCAAAAAGGGCAGGTCCTTGTTGAAGAGCTGGCCCTGCAGGGCCTTGGTGCCGGTGGAGACGACGACGCGCTTGCCCGACAACAGCGACGGGACCAGATAAGCGAGCGTCTTGCCGGTGCCCGTGGCGGCCTCGACGATCAGCGGGCGGCGCTTGTCGAGGGCGCGCTGGATGGCGCTGGCCATCTCGACCTGCTGCTCGCGGTACTCGTAGTTGGCGTGGACCTCGCTGAGGAGTCCGCCCTTGCCCAGAATGTCGTCGATAGATTGTGTCACGCTGAACTATCTATTTGTTCAGTAGTTTCCAGATCTCGTCCCAGTCATTTGGCGTGACATGAGCCCAAATGTCAACGTCCTCGCCGCTGATTTCTTGGGCTTCCTCGGGTGTCGAGCCGTGGCCAGGGGAGCAGACCCAGATCGATTCGGCCTTGCGGCCCGACGGAGGACGCACCCCAATGCAGGGCGACTCGCCGCGGCGGCGAAGCTCGAGGCTATGCTCGCCGCGGTCGACGAGCACGCGGCGAAGCTTTTTGCCGTCTTCGCGCAGGATGAAGCGCTTGCCGTCGTGGACGAGCTCGCCCTGGGTCTTGGCGTCACGTACCTGCTGGGTACGGGCGCGCTTGAGGCGGCCGAGGAGGCTGCGCTTGGTGATCTCGGACATCGGCAAAAAGAGGGCGGACGCCATGATGGCGGCGCCCAGGAGAATCAGCCCGAGCTCGCCGCCGAAGATCATGATCGCCAGGCCGATGCCCAAGATGAGCACGCGGATCTGCTTGGCGTTTTGGCGGCCTTTTTTGGTGGCGCGGTGGGAGGGAAAGAAGCTGATGAGGGCTTCGATGGGCTTGAGAAGTACGCCCCAGGCGGGGGCGTACTTCTCTCGCCGAATCAGCGTGGCGGGGATGGTGAGCTCGTCGCTCAATGCCCGTGCCCCGTTGCTTGACCCGGTTCCGGGTGGATCTTTTCGACCTTCATGATGATGGCCATGATCCAGGCGATCGGGCCGGCCGCGAAGCTAAGCAGCGCGCCCAGCTTGAGCATGTCGCCGGTGCCCGGCGGAAGCTCCCAACCCTGCGCGGGCGCCAGACCGAGGGCGACGGTGGTCACGAACAACGCCACCGTAAAGCCGATGCCGGCCACGCAGCCGAGCACGAGGGTCTGGGGGAGCGTCATCGGCTTGGGCAGGCTGAGGCCGAATTTGCTGCCGACCCACGAGAAGCCGAAGATGCCGAAGGTCTTGCCCAAAAGCAGGGCGCCGAAGATGGCCCAGGTGGCGCCGCCGCCGAAGGACTCGCCGCTGAGGAACACGCCGGCGTTGGCCAGACCGAAGGCGAGCAGGCCGACGTCGACGATGGGCGCGAAGAAGTGCTCGAAGTGGTTCATCGTGTCGTCGTGATGCGCGCTCTCCTCCTCGGCGGACTCGAACAGACCAGCGTCGCGCTCGCCGTGCGGCATGAACGGCACGATGGGCACTAGCGCCAGCGCAGCGTGCACGCCGGTGTTGTGCAGACCGATCCACGACAGCACGCCGCCGATGATGGCGTAGGGCCAGAAGTTTTTGACGCCCATGCGGCGCATGCCCTCACAGATCGCCATCGCCAGCACCACCAGGCCGAGCCACTCGATGTGGACCTCGGGGGTGTAATAGACGGCGATGATCATCATGCCGATCATGTCGTCGAGCACGGCGAGCACCAAAAGGAAGGTGACCGCCGGGTGGGCGCGTCCGAAGATCAGGCCGGCGAAGAGCCAGCAATAGGCGATATCAGTCGCCGTGGGCACCGCCCAGGCGGCCTTGGCCAAGTCGGGGGAGAGGCCCAGCGCGGCGTGCAGCGCGAAGAACGCTGCGATCGGGCCGAGCACGCCGCCGGCAGTGGCGATGGCCGGCATGGCTGCTTTCTTGAGGCTCGACAGCGCACCACCGGGCAGGAAACTCTCGGAGACCTCTTTTCCGGCGATGCCGAAGAAGAGGACCATGAAGATGTCGTTGACCACAAAGTGGAAGCTGACCGGGTGCTTGGATGGATCGTACTCGGTCTTCATCCACTCCATGGCTCCTTCGACGCCGCTGGCGAAGAGCACCGACAGGGGCGCGTCCATCACCGCCTTGTAGGTGTCGGGGTCGAGGTTGGCCCAAATGAGCGCGACGACCGTGCCGAAGAGCAAGAAGGCCGAAAAATCGCGCAGGAGTTTGAAACTGCTCTTGAGAATATCCATCTGTATCATCGATTCAATCCAGACGTCGTCGGGAGATTGTGCTGTTTAATCGCGGTCGCGGGCCTCTGGCACGCTCGTGTAGAGCGCGCGCAGCGGGTCGGCCTCGTCGCCGTAGATATAACCGGGGCCCAGCCCGATAGGCTGCTCCCCGAGTGCATCGGCGAGGGACTCGCCGGAGTCGTTCTTTCGCCAGCTCATCTCCTGAGCCTGGGCATTCTCCCACTGAGCCTGCAGGACCAGCAGGTCTTGCAGATTCTCCGGGAGCCTGTCGGCAAAGGCGTAGAGCACGTGGCCGGCGACCTCCGCATCGTGGGTGGCCCGGTGGGCCTCTTCGAGCGGAATGCCCAGCTTGTCGGCGATGGTTCCGAGGTTCTTGCGGCGCAAGTTCTTGTAGAACTGGCGCGCAAAGATCAACGGGTCGAAGGAGGGGGCTTCGTCAGGCCAAGCCAGGCCGCAGCGTTCGAGTTCGGCGGCCACAAAACCCTTATCGAAGCTCAAGTTGTAGGCGACGATGCCCACCCCTTGGAGTCGCTGGTGGATTTCGTCGGCTACCTCGGCGAAGGTCGGCTTGCCCTCGAGGTCTTCGGGCTTGATGCCCGTCAGTTCGACGACCTCTTCGGGGACTTCGCACTCGGGGTCGATGAGCTGGCCGTAACTCTCGACCACCTCACCTTGTTCGAAACGAATGATACCCACCTCGATGACGCGGTCGTTTTCGCTGTCGAGACCGGTGGTCTCGACGTCGATAACCGCGAGGGGCAGGTCCTTCCATTTTTGGGGCCACTGGGACACGCTTTCGGCCTCGATTTTTACTGCAGTTTTTGGCTGAAAAAGCCGTTCCGGGGCGGATTGTGCCATTAAGGGACTGTAGGCACAAGGGTGGGTCCGCAACACGGTTGCACCGCACCCACACCGCACATAAGATTCGACCATCGACGAGACTCTGCAACCCCACATTCACGTCATGATCCGAACTTTTTTCACGCTCGCCGCTCTCGCCCTCGTGCTCCCGGCTTGTCAGGCCGATCAGAGCGGCACCAACGCCGTCAGCGGCACGGTGCTCGACCAGCGCTTCGACGGCATGTCGGGCGTCGCCGAGTTTATCGGCGGGGACTATATCGTGACGCTGTCGGACGATCCGAATTTCACGTGCACGTCGAGCCCGCTGGGCGACTATCTGACCGTCGAGATGTTCAATATCGACGGATCGGGTGGCTTCGACGCGTCGGGCAACGTCACGTTCAACGAGATCGCCGGTGGCGTGGTCGAGCAGGAGGCCGCGCAGTCGGGCTCGTTCGACGTGACCGTGATGAGCGACGTCGACGGCGGCGAGGTGTTGCAGGGGAGCATCGACGCGATCGGGCCGACCAGCTCGGTCGGCGGGTCGTTCGAGGTGCCCGTCTGCGATTGAGGAGAGTTTTCCGTCAGTCGGAGGTTTCGGCGCGCGCCAGCCGGCGCAGCAAACCTTCGACGAACTGATTGGCGCCGGCCAATCCTTCCCAGTTGATCTTGTCGAGGGTGTCGCCCGGCACGTGGTAGTCGGCGTGGCGCCCGGACGTGATGTTCACCCCCCGAAAACCGAGTTCGACGAACGAGACGTGATCGCTGAATCGCTCGGTGAGCGCTTCGGCGCGGATCGTCAGCCCGGCGTCGCTAGAGGCAGCGTCGAGCAAGGCGACGAGCGCGTTGTCGGCGCCGTGGGCAACTTTGAGTTCGCCCTCGCGCAGCCGGCCGAGCATGTCGAAGTTGACGACGGTGCCGCCGCCGTAGGTGTCGACGAGCTGGCGCGCCAGGCGTCGTGATCCGCGCAGGCCGAGCTCTTCGCCGACGGGGGCGGCGAAGAGGATCGGCGGCCGGCCTTCGGGAGGCGTGGCCGCGAGCGCGCGGGCAACCTCGAGCAAGACGGCCACGCCCGAGGCGTTGTCGTCGGCGCCCGGATGCAGCGCGGGGACTTGCCGGCTCAAGCTTCCGGCGTGGCCATAACCGAGGCCATCGTAATGGGCGGTGACCACGATCGGTGTTTGGGGGGCGTCGGAGGTGCCGGCGATGCGGCCCACGATGTTGTAGAGGGTGGCGCTCGTTCGGTCGAGCGTGAGATCGCCGCGCACCGTTAGCTCGAGCGAGCGGCTGTGCGGCTCGCCCGAGTCGTCGATATCGCGCTGGAGTTGCGCCAAGTCGACGCCCGTCTCGCTCAAGATGCGCGTGGCCGACTTTTCGCTCAAGTAGCCCGCCGAAATACCGGTCAGCGGCAGGGCGGGGCGAAGCGTGGGCAATTCGTCGGCCGCTTGTTCGGGTCGATCGCCATGGCCGCGCGGGTCGTTGACCAAAAGGAGCGCGCGAGCACCGTTGGCGAGGGCGACGGCGGCCTTCGAGCCGGCCGAGAGGAGGTAGCCGCGCTCGTCGGAGGTGAGCGCCTGGACGTGTCCAGCGGGGGCGCCGGTGAGCGCGACGACGACTTTGTTACGCACGTCGACGCCGGCGTAGTCATCGTAGCCGACCGACGGGGCCGACAGCCCGTAGCCGACGAAGACGGCCTCGGCGTCGAAGCTTCCGTCGTCGCTAAAGCTCGCCGGGGCAAACTCGACGTCGCCCGCCAACACATGCTCGCCGATGGCGAGGGAGAGGCTTCGCGACGGCTCCGAGCGGACGACCGCCTCGAGCGGGCTCAAATAGCCGTCTTCGCCGGCCGGCTCGAGCCCGATCTCCTGCATCTGCTCGACGATATAAGCGCGCGCGGCGTCGAGCCCCTGCGAGCCGTTGCCACGGCCCTCCAATTCGGGCGCGGCGAGCGTGGTCACGTGCGCCTCGAGGCGCTCTTGAGTCGACTGGGCATGCACCGGGCGGCCTAAACCGGGCACCGCACATACCGCCGCGGCTACCACCACGCTCCCCACGAGCTGTCGCCATCGTTGCTGCACAGACACTCCAAGAACTACAAATTCACCACGGGGACACGGGGAGCACTGGGGAACAGAGAAAAAGTTCTTTTCTCCGTGTCCCCCGTGTCCCCGTGGTGAATCACGCCTTTAAGGTCGGCCCAGGCCGGTTGCGGAGCGCACGCGGTCCATGACCCCTTCGACGACCGGGCGCACCTTGGCGGCGCCGTGGGCGAGGACCTCTTCGAGGTACTCTTCGTCCTCGCGAAGGTCGACGTACTTTTCGCGATAGGGCGCGAAGTAGTCGACGAGCTTCTCGTACAGCGCCAGCTTGGCGTGGCCGTAGCCGTAGTCGCCGCCCTCGTAGTTTTCGCGCATCTCCATGATCTCGTCGGCCGACGAGAAGAGCTTGTAGAGGGCGAAGACGTTGCAGGTGTCGGGATCTTTGGGATCCTCGAGCGGCGTCGAGTCGGTCTCGATCGACATGCACTGCTTCTTGAGCTTCTTGGGGGGAAGCAGCGGCTCGATCAAGTTGTTGTACGACTTCGACATCTTGCGCCCGTCGATGCCCGGCACCACGGCGACGTCGTCGCGCACCTTGGCCTCGGGCAGCTTGAGGTAGTCGCCGCCGAAGGCGTGGTTGAATTTCTGGGCCATGTCCCGAGTCATCTCCACGTGCTGGATCTGATCTTTGCCGACCGGGACGATGTCCGAGTCGTAGATCAGGATGTCCGAGGCCATGAGCACCGGGTAGGAGAAGAGCCCGTGGCTGATCTCCTTTTCGCGGCCCTCGTCTTTGGCCGCTTTGTAGGCGTGAGCACGCTCGAGCAGCCCCATATGGGTCACGCAGTCGAGCATCCACGTCAGCTCGGTGACCTCGGGCACGTCGGACTGACGGAAGAAGGCGGCCTTTTCGGGGTCGAGGCCGAAGGCCAAAAAGTAGGCCGTCAGCTCGTAGACCGAGTGGCGCAGCGCCTTGGGATCGTGCACGGTCGTCAGCGCGTGGTAGTCGGCCGCGAAATAAAAGGACTCGTATTCGTCTTGCAGATCGATGGCAGGACGAATCATCCCGAGGTAATTCCCCAGGTGGGGAAAGCCGGTCGGTTTGATACCTGAGAGACTGCGTTTTTTCGCCATGGTTCTTCGGGTCGTTTGGAGTTGAGCTAGCTACGGCGTTCATAGCACGAGGCCAGCGTAGTTGTCATGAATCTGATTCGTTCCTAGTATACCGGCACTGACCGATTCCGAACTCGAGTAGGAGGCGCCAAATGACTCGCCACATCGTTTCGACGCTCATCGCAGCGTATCAACTCTTCAGCACGGGTTTGAGCAGCGCCAACTCCGGCTATCAGCCCCCGTCACAACCGCCGCGCTCGGGCGGAAGTGGCCAGGGTGAGAGCGCCTCGGGTTTGGCGATCGCCACGCTCGCGCTGGGCATCGGCGCCTGGACCTACTTTCCCATCTTGGGTGCCTGGATCGGCGTGATCACCGGGTGGATCGAGCTCAAGAGGATCGAGCGCGGCGAGAGCCCGGCCGCCGGCGAGACATTCGCCAAAATCGGCTTCTGGCTCAGCGTGGCCAGCATCGTGTTCAGCGTGCTCGGAAGCTGCGCGGCCATCGCGCTGATCATGTTCGTCTACGGCAGCTTAGCGGCGCTGCTCACCGGCATCGGCCTGGCCGGAGCCGTCTGAGCTATTATCTGCAGACATCAAAAAAGCCGGCCTCCAGGGCCGGCTTTCTTCGTTTCTTGGTCTGTCGTCAGACTGTCAGACCGCGAAGCTCGTGCCGCAACCACAGGAGCGTTTGGCGTTCGGGTTGCTGAACTTGAACCCGGCGTCCACCATGCCGTCCTGCCAATCGACCTGGGTACCGTTGAGGTACAGGTAGCTCTTCGGATCGACGTAGACGTTGACGCCGTGCATGTTGAAGACACGGTCGTTGTCGTTGGGGCTGTCGACGATGTCGAGCACGTAGTTCATGCCCGAGCAACCGCCCGCTTTGACACCCACGCGCAGCCCATAGTCGCTGTCGGGGTCGATGTCATTGTCGCGCATCATTTTGACGGCCTGCTCGGCCGCTTTTTCGCTCAGTGAGATCATCGGTCTGGCCTCCTGCGTTATTAACTGGCTCACCGGTCAAAGAAACTAGATAGCACGTTCGTGCTCGTCAAGGTGCGCGCAATTTTTGCCGAGCGCACCGTTTTCTACCGAGTGATGCGTTTTTTCAACGCATCCGCTAGGCTGAGAATTCCTCGAGGTGTTTCGACTCTCACCCTTTACGAGCCAACGATGAAGCTGAAAGCCTGGGCCCTGAGTGACGTGGGCAATGTTCGCACCAACAACGAAGACAATTTCTTCGCCGACGCCGATCGTGGGGTGTTCGTCGTCGCGGACGGGGTGGGAGGACGAGACAAGGGGGAGGTGGCCAGCAGCATGGTCGCCGCGGCGGTCGAGGAAGCGGCGCCCAATCTGCGTCAAGTCGCTCGTGAGGCCGATCCGGTCAAGAGTCCCGACCACCGCGAGCGCATGCTCGACCTGATTCGACGGCATATCCAGCAGGTCAACACCGACATCTTCAACGAGGACACCAGCCGCGACAACGAGCACGGCATGGCGACGACGACCGACCTGTTGGTCGTCGCCGGCAGCTCGGCCTACGTCGGGCACGTGGGCGACAGCCGCGTTTACCTGATCCGCAACGGACAGATCTACCGCATCACCGAGGACCACACCTACGCCGAGATGCTGCGGCGAAATCAGCGCGCCGAGATGCGCCGGCTGGCCGAGGCGAACAAGAAGTTCGAGCATATGCTCACCCGCAGCATGGGCGCCAAGCCGCATGTCGAGCCCGATACCCTCTTTATCGACGTGCGTCCGGGCGACCAGTTCGTGCTGTGCACCGACGGGCTGACCGATTACCTGAGCGGCAGCGAGATCTTGGAGCGCTCCACCAACATGAAGGGGCAGCGCCTGGTCGACGAGCTCGTGGCCGAAGCCAAGCAGCGCGGGGGACGCGACAATATCACCGTGGTCGTCGTCGACGTGCTCGACGAGCCCGACACCGCCCGTTCGCTGCCGCCGCAGGCCGTGGACACCATCCGCCAGATCAATTTTCTGGAGCAAATCGAGCTCTTCGACGGGCTGGCAGCCGTCGAGCTGATCAAGGTGTTGCGCACCGTCTACGAGCGCTCCTACAGCCCGGGCGACATTATTTTGCGCCAGGGCGAGCAGAGTGGGGCGCTGTACCTGATCGTCGAGGGCGAGATCGCGCTGACCGTCGACGGCACCGAGGTCGCTCGTCTCCACGCCGGGCAGCATTTCGGGGAGTTGGCGCTCTTTGCCGACGATCACACGCGCTCGGCGACGGCTACGTGTGCCTCCGAGGCGCTTCTGCTGGTGATTCCCGCCGACAAGTTCGAGAAACTGACCGGTGAAGATCTCGAGATCGGCAACAAGCTGCTGCGCAACCTGGTGCGCCACGCCGGCCAGCATATCCGTATGATGAACGCTCGCCTGGCGGCGGGGGCGCATATGGATACGATGGAGATGATGAAGAGGGATTTGGGGAAGGATTAACCCCTTAGGGCCTGTATGAAAATTAATTTGGTCGCGAATGACGGCTGAGTTTTGGTCCATTTTTGCCCGAAAAGCCTCGACTTAGCGCTGCTAAGCCTACGTTTTCCGAACAAAAATGGCCTCAAAATCAGCTCGCCCTCGCTCGGGCATTTATTTTCATACAGGCCCCAAATACTCCAACAACTCGCGCACATCGAGCACGTCGGACTGCGCCAGGGCGAGGACCGTGGCGTAGATCAACTCCGACGGGGCGGCGTTCGCGAGTAATTCTTTGTGGCGCTCGTCGAGGTCGGCCAGCTCGGCCATGCGCGTCGCGAAGAGCTCGCTGGGATCCTGCACGTCGTTCATCTTCTTGGCTTTCTCGAAGACGACGGCGTGGTTTTTCTGCGTGGAGCGGACGTCGCTGAAGCCATCTTCGGACTCTTTGCGTTCCGCGGCGGGCTCGTCGTCGGCCTCCGAGGCTTCGGACTCGGCTAGCAGCGAGGCGGGGCCGAATCCAAAGGCGGTGTGGCTGCCGGTATCCTCGAACTCGTCCTCATCGTCTTCGTCTTCGAGTTCGATCTCTTCTTCGAGTTCGACCACGTCGTCGAGCTCGACCACTTCTTCGAGCTCGAGCGGCTCG
It encodes:
- a CDS encoding Na+/H+ antiporter NhaA; translated protein: MDILKSSFKLLRDFSAFLLFGTVVALIWANLDPDTYKAVMDAPLSVLFASGVEGAMEWMKTEYDPSKHPVSFHFVVNDIFMVLFFGIAGKEVSESFLPGGALSSLKKAAMPAIATAGGVLGPIAAFFALHAALGLSPDLAKAAWAVPTATDIAYCWLFAGLIFGRAHPAVTFLLVLAVLDDMIGMMIIAVYYTPEVHIEWLGLVVLAMAICEGMRRMGVKNFWPYAIIGGVLSWIGLHNTGVHAALALVPIVPFMPHGERDAGLFESAEEESAHHDDTMNHFEHFFAPIVDVGLLAFGLANAGVFLSGESFGGGATWAIFGALLLGKTFGIFGFSWVGSKFGLSLPKPMTLPQTLVLGCVAGIGFTVALFVTTVALGLAPAQGWELPPGTGDMLKLGALLSFAAGPIAWIMAIIMKVEKIHPEPGQATGHGH
- a CDS encoding 3'-5' exonuclease, with translation MSQWPQKWKDLPLAVIDVETTGLDSENDRVIEVGIIRFEQGEVVESYGQLIDPECEVPEEVVELTGIKPEDLEGKPTFAEVADEIHQRLQGVGIVAYNLSFDKGFVAAELERCGLAWPDEAPSFDPLIFARQFYKNLRRKNLGTIADKLGIPLEEAHRATHDAEVAGHVLYAFADRLPENLQDLLVLQAQWENAQAQEMSWRKNDSGESLADALGEQPIGLGPGYIYGDEADPLRALYTSVPEARDRD
- a CDS encoding M28 family peptidase, which produces MQQRWRQLVGSVVVAAAVCAVPGLGRPVHAQSTQERLEAHVTTLAAPELEGRGNGSQGLDAARAYIVEQMQEIGLEPAGEDGYLSPLEAVVRSEPSRSLSLAIGEHVLAGDVEFAPASFSDDGSFDAEAVFVGYGLSAPSVGYDDYAGVDVRNKVVVALTGAPAGHVQALTSDERGYLLSAGSKAAVALANGARALLLVNDPRGHGDRPEQAADELPTLRPALPLTGISAGYLSEKSATRILSETGVDLAQLQRDIDDSGEPHSRSLELTVRGDLTLDRTSATLYNIVGRIAGTSDAPQTPIVVTAHYDGLGYGHAGSLSRQVPALHPGADDNASGVAVLLEVARALAATPPEGRPPILFAAPVGEELGLRGSRRLARQLVDTYGGGTVVNFDMLGRLREGELKVAHGADNALVALLDAASSDAGLTIRAEALTERFSDHVSFVELGFRGVNITSGRHADYHVPGDTLDKINWEGLAGANQFVEGLLRRLARAETSD
- the trpS gene encoding tryptophan--tRNA ligase — its product is MAKKRSLSGIKPTGFPHLGNYLGMIRPAIDLQDEYESFYFAADYHALTTVHDPKALRHSVYELTAYFLAFGLDPEKAAFFRQSDVPEVTELTWMLDCVTHMGLLERAHAYKAAKDEGREKEISHGLFSYPVLMASDILIYDSDIVPVGKDQIQHVEMTRDMAQKFNHAFGGDYLKLPEAKVRDDVAVVPGIDGRKMSKSYNNLIEPLLPPKKLKKQCMSIETDSTPLEDPKDPDTCNVFALYKLFSSADEIMEMRENYEGGDYGYGHAKLALYEKLVDYFAPYREKYVDLREDEEYLEEVLAHGAAKVRPVVEGVMDRVRSATGLGRP
- a CDS encoding DUF4190 domain-containing protein; its protein translation is MTRHIVSTLIAAYQLFSTGLSSANSGYQPPSQPPRSGGSGQGESASGLAIATLALGIGAWTYFPILGAWIGVITGWIELKRIERGESPAAGETFAKIGFWLSVASIVFSVLGSCAAIALIMFVYGSLAALLTGIGLAGAV
- a CDS encoding HesB/IscA family protein produces the protein MISLSEKAAEQAVKMMRDNDIDPDSDYGLRVGVKAGGCSGMNYVLDIVDSPNDNDRVFNMHGVNVYVDPKSYLYLNGTQVDWQDGMVDAGFKFSNPNAKRSCGCGTSFAV
- a CDS encoding cyclic nucleotide-binding domain-containing protein, whose translation is MKLKAWALSDVGNVRTNNEDNFFADADRGVFVVADGVGGRDKGEVASSMVAAAVEEAAPNLRQVAREADPVKSPDHRERMLDLIRRHIQQVNTDIFNEDTSRDNEHGMATTTDLLVVAGSSAYVGHVGDSRVYLIRNGQIYRITEDHTYAEMLRRNQRAEMRRLAEANKKFEHMLTRSMGAKPHVEPDTLFIDVRPGDQFVLCTDGLTDYLSGSEILERSTNMKGQRLVDELVAEAKQRGGRDNITVVVVDVLDEPDTARSLPPQAVDTIRQINFLEQIELFDGLAAVELIKVLRTVYERSYSPGDIILRQGEQSGALYLIVEGEIALTVDGTEVARLHAGQHFGELALFADDHTRSATATCASEALLLVIPADKFEKLTGEDLEIGNKLLRNLVRHAGQHIRMMNARLAAGAHMDTMEMMKRDLGKD